A single Chanos chanos chromosome 8, fChaCha1.1, whole genome shotgun sequence DNA region contains:
- the LOC115819620 gene encoding membrane-spanning 4-domains subfamily A member 4A-like codes for MSGSVVTQNGFVVVTHVYPQQQTATTPVTGVSSRVPTLLAKFLRGEPKALGTVQILIGVMMLLFGIVLAVNAASISTYSGVAFWGCLIYISSGSLGVAAENNLNKCLVKGSLVMNIFSTITAGISVILFSLDMVLQLYYYYCSGYDCYYLSTVCPLYSISFQSTLNGVSGVLLVFSLLQFVISISVSAFACKATCCTNPEISHIQLPGHHATVTMPTPYTHDEVIHNNHLTRDKPADTPPVYTVS; via the exons ATGTCTGGATCAGTTGTAACTCAAAATGGCTTCGTGGTGGTCACCCACGTATACCCACAACAGCAGACAGCAACCACACCTGTAACTGGTGTTTCTTCAAGAGTCCCCACTCTGCTTGCCAAATTTCTGAGGGGAGAGCCAAAAGCGTTAGGG ACTGTACAAATTCTGATTGGTGTGATGATGCTTTTGTTTGGGATTGTGCTGGCAGTTAATGCCGCATCTATCTCTACCTACAGCGGTGTTGCTTTCTGGGGATGTCTTATT TATATCAGTTCTGGATCACTTGGCGTTGCTGCAGAGAACAATCTCAACAAGTGCCTG GTGAAGGGTTCTCTGGTcatgaacattttcagcacCATCACAGCAGGGATAAGCgtgattttattttcattggACATGGTTCTTCAActttattattactactgttCCGGGTATGATTGCTATTACCTTTCG aCAGTATGTCCTCTTTATTCAATCTCATTTCAGAGCACATTGAATGGTGTCTCAGGGGTGTTATTGGTTTTTTCACTCCTTCAGTTCGTCATTTCCATCAGTGTTTCAGCATTTGCCTGCAAAGCCACTTGCTGCACCAATCCTGAG ATATCACATATTCAGCTCCCAGGGCACCATGCCACAGTCACAATGCCCACTCCATATACCCATGAC gaGGTGATACATAACAACCATCTGACACGTGACAAACCAGCTGATACACCTCCAGTTTACACAGTCTCTTAG